In the Arachis ipaensis cultivar K30076 chromosome B10, Araip1.1, whole genome shotgun sequence genome, one interval contains:
- the LOC107620331 gene encoding uncharacterized protein LOC107620331 — protein MTPTDFLRSGSPQFNRNVNALEADRWFRDVERFLYTQHVPEVQSVEIVTHMMEGDAQKWWQELCHTLQTELTYVPWNRFKTKFYEKYFLHAFCTAKELELMQLKQKNMSVADYTREFNNLCRLSRVCQGNPADYEEWKCAQYEKGLRRDTFNYVYPQRLTNFIELVKKSQFAENHSMKWAMLQEGYGETAPDESHRAGLGECYV, from the coding sequence ATGACCCCTACTGACTTCCTCAGGAGTGGTTCACCTCAGTTTAATAGAAATGTCAATGCGTTGGAGGCTGATCGGTGGTTTCGAGATGTAGAGAGATTTTTGTACACTCAGCACGTTCCTGAAGTACAGTCAGTGGAAATAGTGACCCACATGATGGAGGGAGATGCTCAGAAATGGTGGCAGGAGTTATGTCATACTTTGCAGACAGAGTTAACATATGTTCCTTGGAATAGATTCAAGACGAAATTTTACGAGAAAtatttcttgcatgcattttgCACTGCAAAGGAGTTGGAGTTAATGCAGCTGAAGCAAAAGAATATGTCGGTTGCTGACTATACCCGTGAATTCAACAACCTGTGCCGTCTCTCAAGAGTTTGTCAAGGAAATCCAGCTGACTATGAGGAGTGGAAGTGTGCTCAGTATGAGAAAGGACTTAGGAGAGACACATTTAACTACGTGTATCCGCAAAGGTTAACGAATTTCATTGAATTGGTTAAGAAAAGTCAATTTGCAGAAAATCACTCTATGAAGTGGGCGATGTTACAGGAAGGCTATGGAGAGACTGCTCCAGATGAGTCGCATAGAGCCGGGCTAGGTGAATGTTacgtgtaa